Below is a genomic region from Spongiibacter nanhainus.
CCCGTTTCAGATTATTTACCAAACAGCTTATTGAAGGCCTTATCCAAGGCCTTGTCGACGACGTTGTCGGTCTGTTGGTCCACTTCAGCATCGGTGCGCTCTTCAACACGGTCTTGTTGACGCTCCGCCTTTTGGCCAAACAGTTTACCCAGGCTGAATCCACCACCGGCACTGGCCTCGGCGCCATCGGCAGAGGCACCGGCTTCGGCATTGGCACTACCGCTAAAAATATTACCCATATTGGGCATCGTGGTCGGTTCCGCAGGTAACTCAAAGCGGCTTTTGCTGACATTCTCGTCACTGATACTGACAACCTTCATTTCGTTGCCAAAACGCAAGTAGCCCTTGTCTTTTTCTCTGAGGGCATTGAACACCGCATCCACTTGGCTGGCATCTTTTCCAGAGGCCTTCAACATGGTTTTTGAGAAACCCATCATCGCGTCACGCAGCTCAATAACGCGCTTGTCGCCTGACAGCACCACTTCGTCGGTTTTTTCACGGCCTTTGTGGTCAGTGTAAGTTACCATCCACACCCGGCCACGGATTCCGGCAACAGTTTCGTGACGGCCCGTTTTTTCCATCGATTTAATGGCGGTTGCCTGGGGGCCAGAATCTGGAACCATGCCACTGAACATCTTCATGGTGGCGCCAGCATCAATCACCATACCGTCGGTGACCATGTACAGCTTGTCATCCCGCTGCAGCATATAACCCTGTTGCCCCTCGCTGGACATGCGCAGGTAGTTATCGCCGCGATACTCTACTGTGCTGACCTGATTACCGTTTTGCATCTGCACGACACCGGCTAGCGCGCTGCCGGCCATCCCGATAGCCAGGCCCGCACCGGCAAGCCACTTCATCGTAGGTGAATTCATTTTCCTCTCCCTTGGAATTAGCTGTATAACTCTGGTATTTGTTGTTGGCAGTGGTACCCGCGACCGTTCATCCACTGCGGGTGACCGTAATGTAACCACCACAGCCGGCTAATACCAGACTCTGTAACAGACTTTTTCCGCCAAATTCGTCAAACTAATGGATCGTCACCCTACATCAAGAATCCGGCTTTAAATGAGTGAGCTGTCCCCCCCAATTCGTAACGCCGCCCGCGCCCTGATCGTGCGCAATCAATCCGTGCTTGCCCTGCGCAAAACCGAGGGTCGCTACGCACTGCCTGGCGGTGGCCAGGCCCCCGGCGAGAACCTTCACCAGGCATTGCAGCGCGAGTGCCGCGAGGAGATAGGCTGCCAAGTCAGCATCGACACTCTGCTGACCGTGGCCGACTATCTCAAACCCCGCAATAGTAAACCCGGTTACCA
It encodes:
- a CDS encoding NUDIX domain-containing protein is translated as MSELSPPIRNAARALIVRNQSVLALRKTEGRYALPGGGQAPGENLHQALQRECREEIGCQVSIDTLLTVADYLKPRNSKPGYHRHVVEFLFLCRVDDDYQAHNGPKPDKRQLDVEWLCLDKVSEVDLSPGFLKAVLPHYRRYQHQEATYLGQFDDTEGAT